A window from Erythrobacter sp. YJ-T3-07 encodes these proteins:
- a CDS encoding phosphoserine transaminase, whose translation MTDKPALKPERPFFSSGPTAKFPGWSLDTLKTESLGRSHRSSVGKARLKYAIDLSRELLGVPDDYLVGIMPGSDTGALECAMWTMLGAGPATVAAWESFGNVWIQDAVKQLKLPDLQVLDAPYGEIPDLNSIPQENDVVFTWNGTTSGARIPNTDWLAADRKGLTINDATSAVFAQEMDWAKLDATTYSWQKVMGSEAQHGMLILSPKAVGRIESYDPEWPLPKLFRLKKGGKINTGIFEGATINTPSMLATEDYIAALEWAKSIGGLPAMIERANANAKVLTDWIEATPYVRNMVDDPAKRTNTGVCFVFQGEWFDSLPEDEQAALPGKIYKMLEAEGVGYDFNGYRDAPPSLRIWCGGTVESEDIARLIPWIEWAFAELQK comes from the coding sequence ATGACTGACAAACCTGCGCTCAAGCCTGAGCGCCCTTTCTTTTCGTCCGGTCCGACCGCCAAGTTCCCCGGCTGGTCGCTCGACACGCTCAAAACCGAATCGCTGGGCCGTTCGCACCGTTCTTCGGTCGGCAAGGCGCGCCTGAAATACGCGATCGACCTCAGCCGCGAACTGCTGGGTGTGCCCGACGACTATCTCGTCGGCATCATGCCGGGTTCTGACACCGGCGCGCTCGAATGCGCGATGTGGACCATGCTGGGCGCAGGCCCCGCGACCGTCGCGGCGTGGGAAAGCTTCGGCAATGTCTGGATTCAGGATGCGGTCAAGCAGCTCAAGCTGCCCGACCTGCAGGTCCTCGACGCGCCCTACGGCGAAATTCCCGATCTGAACTCGATCCCGCAGGAAAACGACGTCGTCTTCACCTGGAACGGCACGACGAGCGGCGCGCGCATTCCCAACACGGACTGGCTCGCAGCGGATCGCAAGGGGCTGACCATCAACGACGCGACCAGCGCCGTCTTCGCGCAGGAGATGGACTGGGCGAAGCTCGATGCCACGACCTACAGCTGGCAGAAGGTGATGGGCTCCGAAGCGCAGCACGGGATGCTGATCCTCAGCCCGAAGGCGGTCGGGCGGATCGAAAGCTACGATCCCGAATGGCCGCTGCCCAAGCTGTTCCGCCTGAAGAAGGGCGGCAAGATCAACACCGGCATCTTCGAAGGCGCGACGATCAACACGCCGTCGATGCTGGCGACCGAAGATTACATCGCCGCGCTCGAATGGGCGAAGTCGATCGGCGGGCTGCCTGCGATGATTGAACGCGCCAACGCCAATGCCAAGGTGCTGACCGACTGGATCGAGGCGACGCCCTACGTGCGCAACATGGTCGACGATCCGGCCAAGCGGACCAACACGGGCGTGTGTTTCGTCTTCCAGGGCGAGTGGTTCGACAGTCTGCCTGAAGACGAGCAGGCCGCGCTTCCCGGCAAAATCTACAAGATGCTGGAGGCCGAAGGCGTCGGCTACGACTTCAATGGCTACCGCGATGCGCCGCCGTCCCTTCGCATCTGGTGCGGCGGCACGGTGGAAAGCGAAGACATCGCGCGCCTGATCCCGTGGATCGAGTGGGCCTTCGCCGAGCTGCAGAAGTAG
- a CDS encoding ATP phosphoribosyltransferase regulatory subunit has translation MTTTDDLLPEGLADNLPADSAMLGRAMRAALDAMDAHGYDRVSPPLVEFEKSLGHRMDGLQTRTMFRFVDPASLRTLALRSDITPQIGRIAATALSARARPLRLCYAGEVTRIAADQLDPVRQRLQVGAELIGSDSVAAASEVVLTALAALEAVGVENLSVDFTLPDLVTTLAAGPFPLDEEQADAVRRELDAKDAGGLKAVGGDAYLPLIHAAGPFPDALDRLRAVDAGGALESRIAGLEHIAAAVGNRARITLDPTERHGFEYQSWFGFTLYAGDARGALGRGGTYLIRGTDEPATGFSIYLGQALPLLPAAEPRAMLYLPLGHDGEAAARLRSEGWRTLAALSDDEDPRALGCTHRLESGEAIPL, from the coding sequence ATGACGACAACCGACGACCTGCTGCCCGAAGGGCTGGCCGACAACCTGCCTGCCGATTCCGCCATGCTCGGCCGCGCGATGCGCGCCGCGCTCGATGCGATGGACGCGCATGGATACGACCGGGTCAGCCCGCCGCTGGTCGAGTTCGAGAAATCGCTCGGCCACCGGATGGACGGGTTGCAGACCCGCACGATGTTCCGCTTCGTCGATCCGGCGAGCCTGCGCACGCTCGCGCTGCGCAGCGACATCACCCCGCAGATCGGGCGGATCGCGGCGACCGCGCTGAGCGCGCGCGCGCGGCCCCTGCGGCTGTGTTACGCGGGCGAGGTCACGCGGATCGCGGCGGACCAGCTCGATCCGGTGCGCCAGCGGCTGCAGGTCGGCGCGGAGCTGATCGGGTCGGACAGCGTCGCCGCCGCGAGCGAGGTGGTGCTGACCGCGCTTGCCGCGCTGGAGGCGGTTGGCGTCGAAAACCTCTCGGTCGATTTCACGCTGCCCGACCTCGTCACCACGCTGGCCGCAGGGCCGTTCCCGCTGGACGAGGAACAGGCCGATGCGGTCAGGCGCGAACTCGATGCCAAGGATGCTGGCGGGCTGAAGGCGGTCGGCGGCGATGCCTACCTGCCGCTGATCCATGCTGCCGGGCCTTTCCCCGATGCGCTCGACAGGCTGCGCGCGGTGGATGCGGGCGGCGCGCTGGAGAGCCGGATCGCGGGGCTGGAACACATCGCCGCAGCGGTGGGCAACCGCGCGCGCATCACACTCGACCCGACCGAGCGGCACGGGTTCGAATATCAGAGCTGGTTCGGCTTCACGCTGTACGCAGGCGATGCACGCGGCGCGCTGGGGCGCGGCGGCACCTACCTGATCCGCGGGACGGACGAACCCGCGACCGGCTTCTCGATCTATCTCGGCCAAGCGCTGCCGCTGCTGCCGGCAGCCGAGCCGCGCGCGATGCTATATCTGCCGCTGGGCCACGACGGCGAGGCGGCGGCGCGTCTGCGCAGCGAAGGCTGGCGCACGCTCGCCGCGCTGTCCGATGATGAAGACCCGCGCGCGCTGGGCTGCACGCACCGGCTGGAGAGTGGCGAGGCGATCCCGCTCTAG
- a CDS encoding adenylosuccinate synthase: protein MANVTVIGAQWGDEGKGKIVDWLASRADAVVRFQGGHNAGHTLVVDGTTYKISLVPSGIVTGTLSLIGNGVVLDPWALKSEIEKLEGQGVKITPDNFAVADNCPLILPLHRDLDGLRETAAGQGKIGTTGRGIGPAYEDKVGRRAIRVCDLAHLDEIEPQLDRLCAHHDALRAGFDEPPIDREALIAELREIAPFVLQFAQPVWKRLKKVRKAGARILFEGAQGVLLDVDHGTYPFVTSSNTVSGTAASGSGLGPNATGFVLGITKAYTTRVGSGPFPTELTDEIGQGLGERGHEFGVVTGRKRRVGWFDAVLVRQTCAISGVTGIALTKIDVLDGMDKVKICTGYRIDGKIYDYLPSHAASQARCEPIYEEMEGWQESTAGARSWADLPANAIKYISRIQELIECPVALVSTSPEREDTILVRDPFED, encoded by the coding sequence GTGGCCAACGTAACCGTGATCGGGGCCCAGTGGGGTGACGAGGGCAAGGGCAAGATCGTCGACTGGCTCGCCAGCCGGGCCGATGCCGTGGTCCGCTTCCAGGGTGGCCACAATGCGGGCCATACGCTGGTGGTCGACGGCACGACCTACAAGATCAGTCTGGTGCCCTCGGGCATCGTCACCGGCACGCTCTCGCTGATCGGCAATGGCGTGGTGCTCGACCCGTGGGCATTGAAGTCGGAGATCGAGAAGCTGGAAGGGCAGGGGGTGAAGATCACGCCCGACAACTTCGCCGTGGCCGACAACTGCCCGCTTATCCTGCCGCTCCATCGCGACCTCGACGGCCTGCGCGAGACGGCAGCGGGGCAGGGCAAGATCGGCACCACCGGGCGCGGGATCGGCCCGGCCTACGAAGACAAGGTCGGCCGCCGCGCGATCCGCGTGTGCGACCTTGCCCATCTCGACGAGATCGAGCCGCAGCTCGATCGCCTGTGCGCGCATCACGACGCGCTGCGTGCAGGCTTCGACGAGCCGCCGATCGACCGCGAAGCGCTGATTGCAGAACTGCGCGAGATCGCACCCTTCGTGCTGCAATTCGCGCAGCCGGTGTGGAAGCGACTGAAGAAGGTCCGCAAAGCGGGCGCGCGGATCCTGTTCGAAGGCGCGCAGGGCGTGCTGCTCGATGTCGATCACGGCACGTATCCCTTCGTCACCAGCTCCAACACGGTCAGCGGGACGGCGGCGAGCGGTTCGGGCCTCGGCCCCAATGCGACGGGCTTCGTGCTCGGCATCACCAAGGCTTACACCACGCGCGTGGGGTCCGGGCCTTTCCCGACCGAGCTGACCGACGAGATCGGTCAGGGGCTGGGCGAACGCGGGCACGAGTTCGGCGTGGTCACGGGCCGCAAGCGGCGCGTCGGCTGGTTCGACGCGGTGCTGGTGCGCCAGACCTGCGCGATCAGCGGGGTGACGGGCATCGCGCTGACCAAGATCGACGTGCTCGACGGGATGGACAAGGTGAAGATCTGCACCGGCTATCGTATCGACGGCAAGATCTACGACTACCTGCCGAGCCACGCGGCGAGCCAGGCACGCTGCGAGCCGATCTACGAAGAGATGGAGGGGTGGCAGGAAAGCACCGCGGGTGCGCGCAGCTGGGCCGATCTGCCCGCCAACGCGATCAAGTATATCAGCCGCATTCAGGAGCTGATCGAGTGCCCGGTCGCGCTGGTTTCGACCAGCCCGGAGCGTGAGGACACGATCCTGGTCCGCGATCCGTTCGAAGATTAG
- a CDS encoding DUF5694 domain-containing protein: MSFLLAVSLLAQAAAPLPADLLDIVDEAAQERGDLTPVLVLGTSHLSSLPKDFPLERFDPLLDQLEKWAPEAIAIEGIEGVQCDNLRLFDPGNAGTYCPDPGPARAALGVSGRDAQFGVMELLAKSGDQRTIAERRRLVGLFLAIGEPESALVQWLRLPEAERAAGDDLPAELVAYLEKYDTRNNENVVIAARLAVRLGLDRVDRVDDQMSGSDPKDAEAYGPEISAIWDNAPTKKRLAEYEEWDAAMEDGSMPVLEWYRRYNSPASLALAMEGDFGAAAGARTPTDAGQTYLAYWETRNLRMVANIRQVIGTDTRTLAIVGVSHKPYYDRYLGMMSNIELADTQAVLSGD, translated from the coding sequence ATGTCGTTTCTGCTCGCCGTCTCACTTCTCGCCCAGGCGGCAGCGCCGCTTCCGGCGGATCTGCTCGATATTGTCGATGAGGCGGCGCAGGAACGCGGCGATCTTACCCCGGTGCTGGTGCTGGGCACGTCGCACCTGTCGTCGCTGCCCAAGGATTTCCCGCTGGAACGGTTCGATCCGCTGCTCGACCAGCTGGAAAAATGGGCGCCCGAGGCGATCGCGATCGAGGGTATCGAAGGGGTCCAGTGCGACAATCTGCGGCTGTTCGACCCGGGCAATGCAGGCACCTATTGCCCCGATCCCGGCCCGGCGCGCGCCGCACTGGGCGTGAGCGGTCGCGATGCGCAATTCGGGGTGATGGAACTGCTCGCCAAGTCGGGGGACCAGCGGACCATTGCGGAACGGCGGCGGCTGGTTGGCCTGTTCCTCGCCATCGGGGAGCCGGAATCGGCGCTGGTGCAATGGCTCCGCCTGCCCGAGGCCGAGCGTGCGGCGGGCGACGACCTGCCCGCCGAACTGGTCGCCTATCTGGAAAAGTACGATACCCGCAACAACGAGAACGTCGTCATCGCCGCTCGGCTGGCGGTGCGCCTCGGCCTCGACCGGGTCGACCGGGTCGACGACCAGATGAGCGGCAGCGATCCCAAGGACGCGGAAGCCTATGGTCCGGAAATCAGCGCGATCTGGGACAATGCACCGACCAAGAAGCGGCTTGCCGAATACGAGGAATGGGACGCGGCGATGGAGGATGGCTCGATGCCCGTCCTCGAATGGTATCGCCGCTATAATTCGCCCGCCTCGCTCGCGCTGGCGATGGAGGGCGATTTCGGCGCGGCTGCAGGCGCGCGGACCCCGACCGACGCAGGGCAGACCTATCTCGCCTATTGGGAGACGCGCAACCTGCGCATGGTCGCCAATATCCGCCAGGTGATCGGCACGGACACCCGCACGCTCGCCATCGTGGGCGTGTCGCACAAGCCCTATTACGACCGCTATCTGGGCATGATGAGCAATATCGAGCTGGCCGATACGCAAGCCGTGCTAAGCGGCGACTAG
- a CDS encoding NINE protein, with protein sequence MDQNLRTQLQYDARKKSVAAAYILWLFLGSFGAHRFYLGRTGSGVAQLALLLLGWIPFFLGWFALGVWWLVDAFLIPGQAERSNLQTLDRLNEEASLPAIPA encoded by the coding sequence GTGGATCAGAACCTGCGCACGCAACTGCAATACGACGCCCGGAAGAAGTCGGTCGCGGCGGCCTATATCCTGTGGCTGTTCCTCGGTTCATTCGGCGCACACCGGTTCTATCTCGGTCGTACGGGCAGCGGAGTGGCGCAGCTGGCGCTGTTGCTGCTGGGCTGGATTCCGTTTTTCCTCGGCTGGTTCGCGCTCGGCGTGTGGTGGCTGGTCGATGCCTTCCTGATCCCGGGGCAGGCAGAACGGAGCAATCTGCAGACGCTCGACCGGCTGAACGAAGAGGCATCGCTGCCCGCGATCCCTGCCTGA
- the serA gene encoding phosphoglycerate dehydrogenase, with the protein MSQKPKVLISDKMSPDAAKIFAERGCEVHEKTGLSPDELKAIIGEYEGLAIRSSTKVTPEILEAATNLKVIGRAGIGVDNVDIPAASERGVVVMNTPFGNSITTAEHAIAMLLALARQIPQANARTQNGEWPKSDFMGIELTGKTLGLIGAGNIGSIVASRAQGLRMKVIAYDPFLTEERSVDLGIEKVELDDLLRRADCITLHTPLTDETRNILSAENLAKTKKGVRIVNCARGGLIDEAALAEALDSGHVAGAALDVFQTEPAKESPLFGKPGFICTPHLGASTREAQENVALQVAEQLSDFLLTGAVTNALNMPSLSAEEAPRLKPYMQLAESLGSLVGQLAHGSLPKIAIELEGDAAELNPKPITAAVLAGLMRRFSQSVNMVNAPFLAKDRGIEVREIRSTREGTYQTLIRVTVETDAGKRSVAGTLFGREAPRLVEIFGIGIEAELDGHMIYVVNDDAPGFIGRIGSLLGNRGINIGTFNLGRKQAGGEAVLLLSLDQPVDDALIAEAEALEGVRTVTALSF; encoded by the coding sequence ATGTCCCAGAAACCCAAAGTCCTGATTTCCGACAAGATGAGCCCCGATGCCGCCAAGATTTTCGCGGAGCGGGGCTGCGAAGTGCACGAGAAGACCGGCCTTTCGCCTGACGAGCTGAAAGCGATTATCGGCGAATATGAAGGTCTTGCGATCCGTTCCTCGACCAAGGTCACGCCCGAAATTCTGGAGGCCGCGACCAATCTGAAGGTCATCGGTCGTGCCGGGATCGGCGTCGACAATGTCGATATTCCCGCCGCCAGCGAGCGCGGCGTGGTGGTGATGAACACGCCCTTCGGCAACTCGATCACCACCGCCGAACACGCCATCGCCATGCTGCTCGCGCTCGCCCGCCAGATCCCGCAGGCCAATGCGCGCACGCAGAACGGCGAATGGCCCAAGAGCGATTTCATGGGCATCGAGCTGACCGGCAAGACGCTCGGCCTGATCGGCGCGGGCAATATCGGCTCGATCGTCGCCAGCCGTGCGCAGGGCCTGCGGATGAAGGTGATCGCCTATGATCCCTTCCTGACCGAGGAGCGCAGCGTCGATCTCGGGATCGAAAAGGTCGAGCTGGACGACCTGCTTCGCCGTGCCGACTGCATCACGCTGCACACCCCGCTGACCGACGAGACGCGCAACATCCTCTCGGCGGAAAACCTCGCCAAGACCAAGAAGGGCGTGCGGATCGTCAACTGCGCGCGCGGTGGTCTGATCGACGAGGCGGCGCTGGCCGAGGCGCTCGACAGTGGCCACGTCGCGGGCGCGGCGCTGGACGTGTTCCAGACCGAACCGGCCAAGGAAAGCCCGCTGTTCGGCAAGCCCGGCTTTATCTGCACGCCGCACCTCGGTGCCTCTACCCGCGAGGCGCAGGAGAATGTCGCGCTTCAGGTCGCCGAGCAGCTGAGCGATTTCCTGCTCACCGGTGCGGTCACCAACGCGCTCAACATGCCCAGCCTCAGCGCCGAGGAAGCGCCGCGGCTCAAGCCCTACATGCAGCTGGCCGAAAGCCTCGGCTCGCTGGTCGGGCAGCTGGCGCATGGCAGCCTGCCCAAGATCGCGATCGAGCTGGAAGGCGATGCGGCGGAGCTCAATCCCAAGCCGATCACCGCCGCGGTGCTGGCGGGCCTGATGCGCCGCTTCTCGCAGAGCGTGAACATGGTCAACGCGCCGTTCCTCGCCAAGGATCGCGGGATCGAGGTGCGCGAAATCCGCTCCACCCGCGAAGGGACCTACCAGACGCTGATTAGGGTGACGGTGGAAACCGACGCGGGCAAGCGCTCCGTCGCGGGGACTTTGTTCGGCCGCGAGGCACCACGTCTGGTCGAGATCTTCGGGATCGGGATCGAGGCGGAGCTGGATGGCCACATGATCTACGTGGTCAACGACGATGCGCCCGGCTTCATCGGGCGGATCGGCTCGCTGCTCGGCAATCGCGGGATCAACATCGGCACCTTCAACCTCGGCCGCAAGCAGGCCGGTGGCGAGGCGGTGCTGCTGCTGAGCCTCGATCAGCCGGTCGACGACGCGCTCATCGCTGAGGCCGAGGCGCTGGAAGGCGTGCGCACGGTCACCGCGCTGAGTTTCTAG
- a CDS encoding aldo/keto reductase, with product MSKDYPTLTLNDDRQIPQLGFGTWQIEEDKAAGAVSTALETGYWLIDTAAIYKNEKGVGEGIGDWADIFLQTKIWNESQGYDRTLKAAEKSLERLGRDHVDMLLIHWPCPDKGLFVETWKAFIELRDQGKAKSIGVSNFREEDLKRIVDETGVVPALNQIELHPSFQQRAMRKVHQDMGIVTQSWSPLGQGNGMDNDTIKAIAEETGQSASAIIIRWHIQHGFSVLPRSTNPDHIRDNYSALSFELSDAQMAKIDALDSDDGRMGPDPSTFNG from the coding sequence ATGAGCAAAGACTACCCCACCCTCACCCTCAACGATGATCGCCAAATTCCCCAGCTGGGCTTCGGCACCTGGCAGATCGAGGAAGACAAGGCGGCCGGTGCGGTCTCTACCGCACTCGAAACCGGCTACTGGCTGATCGACACCGCCGCGATCTACAAGAATGAAAAGGGCGTCGGCGAAGGGATCGGCGACTGGGCCGACATCTTCCTTCAGACCAAGATCTGGAACGAGAGCCAGGGCTACGACCGCACGCTGAAAGCCGCAGAAAAGTCCCTCGAACGGCTAGGCCGCGATCATGTCGACATGCTGCTGATCCACTGGCCCTGCCCCGACAAGGGCCTGTTCGTGGAGACCTGGAAGGCATTCATCGAACTGCGCGACCAGGGCAAGGCCAAGTCCATCGGCGTGTCCAACTTCCGCGAGGAAGACCTGAAGCGGATCGTGGACGAAACCGGCGTGGTGCCCGCGCTCAACCAGATCGAGCTGCACCCCAGCTTCCAGCAGCGCGCAATGCGCAAGGTGCATCAGGATATGGGCATCGTCACCCAGAGCTGGTCGCCGCTCGGCCAGGGCAACGGGATGGATAACGACACGATCAAGGCGATCGCGGAAGAGACCGGCCAGTCCGCCTCCGCCATCATCATCCGCTGGCACATCCAGCACGGCTTTTCCGTGCTGCCGCGCTCGACCAATCCCGATCACATTCGCGACAATTACAGCGCGCTGTCGTTCGAACTGAGCGATGCGCAGATGGCGAAGATCGACGCGCTGGACAGCGATGACGGGCGGATGGGCCCGGACCCCAGCACCTTCAACGGCTGA
- a CDS encoding replication-associated recombination protein A codes for MADLFENEAPAPSSTAPDEPREDAPLADRLRPRTLSEVVGQEHLTGPEGSIGRMVAAGRLSSMILWGPPGTGKTTIARLLADSVGMRYAAVSAVFSGVADLKKAFAEAETAAKAGQKTLLFVDEIHRFNRAQQDGFLPFVERGTVTLVGATTENPSFALNAALLSRAQVLILERLGHEALGELLTRAEELERPLPLTDDARAALIASADGDGRFLLNQAETLYNAGLDKPLDPAGLGSFLQRRVAVYDKDRDGHYNLISALHKAVRGSDPDAALYYLARMLTAGEEPRYLARRLVRMAVEDIGMADPAALTQCIAARDAYEFLGSPEGELALAQACIYLATAPKSNAVYAAQKAAWRSAKETGSLTPPKNILNAPTKLMKSIGYGEGYQYDHSAEDAFSGDNYWPDEMEPQGFYQPTGRGFEKRVAERMEFWAARRKGRD; via the coding sequence ATGGCCGATCTGTTCGAAAACGAGGCGCCCGCGCCCTCCTCCACCGCCCCTGACGAGCCGCGCGAAGACGCGCCGCTCGCCGACCGGCTGCGCCCCCGCACCCTTTCTGAAGTTGTCGGGCAGGAGCACCTGACTGGGCCGGAGGGCAGCATCGGGCGCATGGTCGCCGCCGGTCGCCTCTCGAGCATGATCCTGTGGGGGCCGCCGGGCACCGGCAAGACCACCATCGCGCGCCTGCTCGCCGATAGCGTGGGCATGCGCTACGCGGCGGTCAGCGCGGTGTTCAGCGGTGTGGCCGACCTCAAGAAGGCGTTCGCCGAAGCGGAGACCGCCGCGAAGGCCGGGCAGAAGACGCTGCTGTTCGTGGACGAAATCCACCGCTTCAACCGTGCGCAGCAGGACGGCTTTCTGCCCTTCGTCGAGCGCGGCACGGTGACGCTGGTCGGCGCGACGACCGAGAACCCCAGCTTCGCCCTCAACGCCGCATTGCTCAGCCGCGCGCAGGTGCTGATCCTCGAACGGCTGGGGCACGAGGCGCTGGGCGAACTTCTCACCCGCGCCGAAGAGCTCGAACGCCCCCTCCCCCTCACCGACGACGCGCGCGCCGCGCTGATCGCGAGTGCCGATGGCGATGGGCGCTTCCTGCTCAACCAGGCGGAGACGCTGTACAATGCCGGGCTGGACAAGCCGCTTGACCCGGCGGGGCTCGGCAGCTTCCTGCAACGCCGCGTGGCGGTGTACGACAAGGATCGCGACGGGCACTACAACCTGATTTCCGCGCTGCATAAGGCGGTGCGCGGGAGCGATCCGGACGCAGCGCTCTATTACCTCGCGCGGATGCTGACCGCGGGCGAAGAGCCACGCTACCTCGCGCGGCGACTGGTGCGCATGGCGGTGGAGGACATCGGCATGGCCGACCCCGCCGCGCTGACCCAGTGCATCGCCGCACGCGACGCCTACGAATTTCTCGGCAGCCCGGAGGGCGAACTGGCACTGGCGCAGGCCTGCATCTACCTCGCGACCGCGCCCAAATCGAATGCCGTCTATGCAGCGCAAAAAGCCGCGTGGCGCAGCGCGAAGGAGACGGGCAGCCTCACACCGCCCAAGAATATCCTCAACGCCCCGACCAAGCTGATGAAGAGCATCGGCTATGGCGAGGGTTACCAGTACGACCACTCTGCCGAAGACGCCTTCTCGGGCGACAATTACTGGCCCGACGAGATGGAGCCGCAGGGCTTCTACCAGCCAACCGGGCGCGGCTTCGAGAAGCGCGTGGCGGAGCGGATGGAGTTCTGGGCCGCGCGGCGTAAAGGGCGCGATTGA
- a CDS encoding glycosyltransferase family 1 protein, whose amino-acid sequence MDVTDLRVALVSGNYNMVRDGPTQALNRLVRHLLDRGGAVRIFAPTVENPQVEAVGDLVSVPSLPIPFRPEYHFTFGLKGDTRRAFEEFRPNIVHVASPDRTCQQAVEWAREHDVPVLASVHTRFETYPRYYRMGFLEPVIESLLRRFYRKCDALVAPSPGMVDVLCSQRMNRDIGIWTRGIDREVFHPGARDMEWRREMGIADDEVVITFLGRLVMEKGLDVFVDTIIELRKRQIAHKVMVIGDGPARGWFEKALPGGIFVGHQGGKCLGRAVASGDVFFNPSITETFGNVTLESMACGLPVVAADATGSSGLVAHGESGMLVPPGDVKGFADALAPYCLDADLRARHGAAGLERSQPYTWEAINASMVDTYLRLVEAKPPRECSA is encoded by the coding sequence ATGGACGTTACCGATCTTCGCGTTGCCTTGGTCAGCGGCAATTACAACATGGTCCGCGACGGGCCGACGCAGGCGCTCAACCGCCTGGTCCGCCATTTGCTCGACCGGGGCGGCGCGGTGCGAATCTTTGCGCCGACGGTGGAAAACCCGCAGGTAGAGGCGGTTGGCGATCTGGTATCGGTCCCCTCCCTGCCCATCCCGTTCCGCCCGGAATACCACTTCACCTTCGGGCTGAAGGGCGACACCCGGCGCGCGTTCGAGGAATTTCGCCCCAATATCGTGCATGTCGCCAGCCCCGATCGGACCTGCCAGCAGGCGGTCGAGTGGGCGCGCGAGCACGACGTGCCGGTGCTGGCATCGGTCCACACCCGGTTCGAAACCTACCCGCGTTACTACAGGATGGGCTTCCTCGAACCGGTGATCGAATCGCTGCTGCGGCGGTTCTATCGCAAGTGCGATGCGCTGGTCGCGCCGTCGCCCGGGATGGTCGACGTGCTGTGCAGCCAGCGGATGAACCGGGATATCGGGATCTGGACCCGCGGGATCGACCGCGAGGTGTTCCACCCCGGCGCGCGCGACATGGAATGGCGGCGCGAGATGGGCATCGCCGATGACGAGGTGGTGATCACCTTCCTCGGCAGGCTGGTGATGGAAAAAGGGCTCGACGTGTTCGTCGACACGATCATCGAACTGCGCAAGAGGCAGATCGCGCACAAGGTGATGGTGATCGGCGACGGCCCGGCGCGCGGCTGGTTCGAAAAGGCGCTGCCCGGCGGGATTTTCGTCGGCCACCAGGGGGGCAAATGCCTGGGTCGCGCGGTCGCGAGCGGGGATGTGTTCTTCAACCCCTCGATCACCGAGACATTCGGCAACGTCACGCTCGAATCGATGGCCTGCGGGCTGCCGGTGGTCGCGGCGGACGCGACCGGCAGTTCGGGGCTGGTCGCGCATGGCGAAAGCGGCATGCTGGTGCCGCCGGGCGATGTGAAGGGCTTTGCCGACGCGCTCGCCCCCTATTGCCTCGACGCCGATCTGCGCGCGCGCCACGGCGCCGCGGGGCTCGAACGCAGCCAGCCCTATACGTGGGAGGCGATCAATGCCTCGATGGTCGATACCTATCTGCGACTGGTCGAAGCCAAGCCGCCCCGCGAATGCTCAGCGTAG
- a CDS encoding PadR family transcriptional regulator, with translation MSDDHKREDDEPIEGRIPDHPEDGDFDDGFEGETDERDTRGGKRRGEGFSADALFGSDGVFGSDGVFGPGGPFGRNGPFGDSGPFGAGWGGGWGGGAGGGPRGNRARWKMAGGHDAGHREQHRRKRMFGPGELRLVLLALIAGERKHGYELIKEIEDLTGGEYAPSPGVIYPTLSLLEDEGLIAPVEAEDTRKAFRVTDAGMAELEERSDEVARLMQRLGKQGEKAKPSGSPDLLRALGNLATVITNRAANGQFSGASKDKVVDLIDELARKIERL, from the coding sequence ATGTCCGATGACCACAAGCGCGAGGATGACGAGCCGATCGAAGGTCGCATTCCCGATCACCCCGAAGATGGGGATTTCGACGACGGGTTCGAGGGTGAGACCGACGAACGCGATACGCGCGGCGGCAAACGGCGCGGCGAGGGCTTTTCCGCCGATGCCCTGTTCGGCAGCGATGGCGTGTTCGGCAGCGACGGCGTGTTCGGGCCCGGCGGCCCCTTCGGTCGCAATGGCCCCTTCGGCGACTCCGGCCCGTTCGGCGCTGGCTGGGGTGGCGGCTGGGGTGGTGGTGCTGGCGGTGGACCGCGTGGCAACCGTGCGCGCTGGAAGATGGCGGGCGGCCATGACGCTGGCCATCGCGAGCAGCACCGGCGCAAAAGGATGTTCGGCCCCGGAGAGCTGCGCCTCGTGCTGCTCGCCCTGATCGCGGGCGAGCGCAAGCACGGCTACGAGCTGATCAAGGAGATCGAGGATCTGACCGGCGGCGAATACGCGCCCAGCCCGGGCGTGATCTACCCCACGCTCTCGCTGCTCGAAGACGAAGGGCTGATCGCCCCGGTCGAGGCCGAGGATACCCGCAAGGCGTTCCGCGTCACCGACGCCGGGATGGCGGAACTGGAAGAGCGCAGCGATGAAGTCGCGCGGCTGATGCAGCGGCTCGGCAAGCAGGGAGAGAAGGCCAAGCCCAGCGGCTCGCCCGATCTGCTGCGCGCGCTGGGCAATCTCGCCACGGTCATCACCAACCGTGCCGCCAACGGCCAGTTCAGCGGCGCGAGCAAGGACAAGGTCGTCGACCTTATCGACGAACTCGCCCGCAAGATCGAACGGCTCTGA